Proteins encoded within one genomic window of bacterium:
- a CDS encoding C45 family peptidase yields MSDIAAIVPERRFLFVGNDQEMGFSQGRLFKGLVDDVLTSFKSIELLPMGLFKIVPTSFLKWGFGKIGKKFLGYHASHLKEKHSHWYDWLNGFAEGSELSFEFVYGIAVLELLTSELPYYPVMGCTSLALVANDGPLLAYNHDYPQSFGAFTFIKESRPKNKLASLSVSYPLIPGSIAGINEKGLALSINHAFEQGIKKDNEGLFVTWLLQDCLDTCSTAEEARKKILKTPVSNGSMISMMDKNGNTDVVEVSSRSNMLRHSNCAYRVTFNKYQVHEMEKNELPLKTRGSKMFRGEFVHRSNWERQSRFDTLFDKNKKYSEADVMALMADHAGAEGNMNTICRHHVLTSETVASVIMRPHQKSMKVAFGHPCTTPYKEYTLI; encoded by the coding sequence ATGAGCGACATAGCAGCAATAGTGCCAGAACGTCGGTTTTTGTTTGTAGGAAATGATCAGGAAATGGGGTTTAGCCAGGGGCGTTTGTTTAAAGGGCTTGTGGACGATGTGTTAACAAGTTTTAAAAGTATTGAGTTGCTACCCATGGGGCTTTTTAAAATTGTGCCCACTTCATTTTTAAAATGGGGCTTTGGAAAAATAGGAAAAAAGTTTTTAGGCTATCATGCCAGTCATTTAAAAGAGAAACACAGTCACTGGTATGATTGGCTGAATGGTTTTGCAGAAGGATCGGAATTATCATTTGAATTTGTTTATGGTATTGCTGTTTTAGAGCTCCTGACATCCGAATTGCCGTATTATCCTGTGATGGGATGTACCTCATTAGCTCTTGTTGCAAACGATGGCCCACTTTTAGCTTATAATCATGATTATCCCCAATCGTTTGGTGCTTTTACTTTTATTAAAGAATCGCGTCCTAAAAATAAGCTTGCTTCACTTAGTGTTTCGTATCCTCTTATTCCGGGTTCTATAGCTGGAATTAATGAAAAAGGTTTGGCTCTTAGCATCAATCATGCTTTTGAACAGGGGATAAAAAAAGACAATGAAGGGCTTTTTGTAACCTGGCTTTTGCAGGATTGTTTAGATACTTGTAGCACAGCAGAAGAAGCTCGCAAAAAAATATTAAAAACACCTGTGAGTAATGGATCGATGATTAGTATGATGGACAAAAATGGAAATACCGATGTGGTAGAAGTATCAAGCCGTAGCAATATGTTGAGGCATTCAAACTGTGCATACCGCGTTACGTTTAATAAGTATCAGGTTCATGAAATGGAAAAAAATGAATTGCCGCTTAAAACCCGTGGATCCAAAATGTTTAGGGGAGAATTTGTACACCGCTCTAATTGGGAGCGTCAAAGTCGTTTTGATACTTTGTTTGATAAAAACAAAAAATATTCTGAAGCTGATGTTATGGCATTAATGGCCGACCATGCTGGTGCAGAGGGAAATATGAATACCATCTGTAGACATCATGTTTTAACGTCCGAAACGGTAGCCTCTGTAATTATGAGGCCGCATCAAAAAAGTATGAAGGTGGCGTTTGGACATCCTTGTACGACACCTTATAAAGAATATACTCTTATATGA
- a CDS encoding TetR/AcrR family transcriptional regulator encodes MPKKKDSLLEAERKKQIILTTYRLLIKGSTHDLTLDKVAKQARLSKGLVIYYFKNRDNLITETMQAILLEEKNRLLSLAAGVEPVTEKTNKLVEAGLTSRQEIENMTLFLIETWSYAKNNPATQKAIIKNALDFRSICKTFVEIGKQAGAFQNLDEEMLSIFLYSLFEGLSIQITMDKSLDVGAIKNFTLTLLKIIMKQS; translated from the coding sequence ATGCCAAAAAAGAAAGATTCACTTTTAGAAGCTGAAAGAAAAAAACAAATCATTCTCACCACCTATCGCCTCCTCATTAAAGGTTCTACACACGATTTAACTCTCGATAAAGTTGCCAAGCAAGCGCGTTTAAGCAAGGGGCTCGTCATCTATTACTTTAAAAACAGAGACAATCTTATTACCGAAACCATGCAGGCTATTTTGCTGGAAGAAAAAAATAGATTATTAAGCTTAGCGGCAGGCGTAGAACCCGTAACAGAAAAAACAAACAAGCTTGTTGAAGCGGGCCTTACCTCGCGCCAGGAAATTGAAAATATGACCCTCTTTCTTATCGAAACATGGTCGTATGCTAAAAATAATCCTGCCACCCAAAAGGCCATCATTAAAAATGCACTCGACTTTCGTTCTATTTGTAAAACTTTTGTTGAAATTGGGAAACAGGCAGGCGCTTTTCAAAATTTAGATGAAGAAATGTTATCTATATTTCTGTATTCGCTCTTCGAAGGATTATCCATTCAAATTACCATGGACAAATCGCTAGACGTGGGGGCCATCAAAAACTTCACACTCACACTTTTAAAAATAATTATGAAACAGTCTTGA
- a CDS encoding 2-oxoacid:ferredoxin oxidoreductase subunit beta — protein MGAENDIKPLTKKSFESDQDIRWCPGCGDYSILAFVQRVLPEMGIPKEKYVFVSGIGCSSRFPYYMNTYGLHTIHGRAPTVATGIKAANPDLQVWVVTGDGDALSIGGNHFIHALRRNVDIKILLFNNKIYGLTKGQYSPTSEFGKKTKSTPYGSVDYPLDPISLALGSEASFVARTADNTPKHLTEVLRRAAHHKGSAFVEIFQNCIIFNDGAFDPITGKEVRDDNTLLLEHGKPLLFGKDKKKGIRIKGFDPEVVTVGENGVTEADLVVHNENNPNPAYAFLLSRFNLPQFPVPMGVFRQSERYTYDGLLNDQVDTALSMGKGDIKKLIHGPSTWTVE, from the coding sequence ATGGGTGCCGAAAACGACATTAAACCGTTAACCAAAAAGAGTTTTGAATCCGACCAGGATATACGCTGGTGTCCGGGCTGCGGTGATTATTCTATTTTAGCCTTCGTTCAACGCGTATTGCCCGAAATGGGCATCCCTAAAGAAAAATACGTGTTTGTATCAGGCATTGGATGTTCCAGTCGCTTCCCCTATTACATGAACACCTACGGCCTCCACACCATCCACGGCCGCGCTCCTACGGTTGCAACAGGTATTAAAGCCGCTAACCCCGATTTACAAGTATGGGTAGTCACCGGTGATGGCGATGCCCTCTCTATTGGTGGCAATCATTTTATTCATGCCTTGCGCCGCAATGTGGATATTAAAATTCTTTTGTTTAACAACAAAATTTACGGACTTACCAAAGGGCAGTACTCGCCTACTTCGGAATTTGGCAAAAAAACCAAATCCACTCCCTACGGTTCGGTAGATTATCCTTTAGATCCTATTTCGTTAGCACTGGGCAGTGAAGCCAGCTTCGTAGCGCGTACCGCGGATAATACTCCTAAGCATTTAACTGAAGTGTTGCGCCGTGCCGCTCATCATAAAGGCAGTGCCTTTGTAGAAATTTTCCAAAACTGTATTATTTTTAACGACGGCGCTTTTGATCCCATTACCGGTAAAGAAGTGCGTGACGACAATACTTTATTATTAGAACACGGCAAACCTCTTCTCTTTGGTAAAGATAAGAAAAAAGGTATACGCATTAAAGGTTTTGATCCCGAAGTAGTAACCGTGGGTGAAAATGGTGTTACCGAAGCGGATTTAGTGGTTCACAACGAAAACAATCCTAACCCGGCCTACGCCTTTTTACTGTCGCGTTTTAATCTCCCTCAATTCCCGGTTCCCATGGGTGTATTCCGTCAGAGCGAACGTTATACTTACGATGGATTATTGAATGATCAGGTGGATACAGCCTTAAGCATGGGTAAAGGAGATATTAAAAAACTCATTCACGGCCCTTCTACCTGGACGGTGGAGTAA
- a CDS encoding NAD(P)-dependent oxidoreductase, translating into MTQQSFLITGATGFIGTHLCNRLTADGHKVYALVRNPQKAASLPKKGIEFIKGDLSLFKDKKLKLPQVDYVLHIAGIVAAKNVQGYFDINTQATIDLVECLKRQSWKPKRMLHASSLAAAGPCLDGKPKNEKSPNNPIEPYGQSKLAAEEYLNQNTPFPVTNFRPGIVMGPHDPAMLTLFKMAHYRFGFKVMGLDAGISFIHVDDLIEAIVAMSFDVSNKHKTYFAVYDEVIKTSAIWKSLKKATGKRLFMLSVPQPLLYLLMLGSTALSKIIPYTNQLDIKQYKQITAKAYSCTSKALRDDLGWQPKHNVEEAVKKTYQGYREIGWI; encoded by the coding sequence ATGACACAACAATCTTTTCTCATAACCGGCGCCACCGGTTTTATTGGTACACATCTTTGCAATCGTTTAACAGCAGATGGGCATAAAGTTTATGCCTTGGTGCGTAATCCTCAAAAAGCCGCCTCGCTTCCTAAAAAGGGCATCGAATTTATCAAAGGCGATCTTTCTCTTTTTAAAGATAAAAAATTAAAGCTCCCGCAAGTTGATTATGTACTGCACATTGCCGGCATTGTGGCAGCTAAAAATGTACAAGGCTATTTTGATATCAACACGCAGGCAACCATTGACCTTGTTGAATGTTTAAAGCGTCAGAGCTGGAAGCCAAAACGGATGTTGCATGCGTCGTCTCTGGCTGCTGCCGGCCCCTGTTTAGATGGTAAACCTAAAAATGAAAAATCGCCCAATAATCCCATTGAGCCGTATGGACAATCAAAGCTTGCGGCCGAAGAGTATTTGAATCAGAACACACCATTTCCTGTAACAAATTTTAGACCTGGTATTGTGATGGGCCCTCATGATCCGGCCATGCTCACTCTTTTTAAAATGGCGCATTATCGTTTTGGTTTTAAAGTAATGGGCCTTGATGCTGGAATCAGTTTTATTCATGTGGATGATTTAATTGAAGCGATTGTAGCGATGAGTTTTGATGTGAGTAACAAACATAAAACTTATTTTGCTGTGTACGATGAAGTAATTAAAACTTCGGCGATATGGAAGAGCCTTAAGAAGGCGACAGGCAAACGTTTGTTCATGCTTTCAGTGCCCCAGCCCTTGTTGTATCTTCTCATGCTAGGTTCAACAGCACTCTCTAAAATTATCCCTTACACCAATCAGCTGGATATCAAGCAATACAAACAAATTACGGCCAAAGCCTACTCGTGTACGTCAAAAGCTTTAAGAGATGATTTGGGATGGCAACCCAAACACAATGTGGAAGAGGCGGTTAAAAAAACCTACCAAGGTTATCGCGAGATTGGTTGGATTTAA
- a CDS encoding 2-oxoacid:acceptor oxidoreductase subunit alpha, with protein sequence MSDVSPLPISKEIEEKDVVVIRFCGDSGDGMQITGSRFTQATASVGNDLATLPDFPAEIRAPAGSLAGVSGYQIQFSSREIRTPGDAPDVLVAMNPAAFKTNLADLKKGGILIVNSDAFNEENLKLAGYAQNPLDTEIVKDYDLYKFPITTFTTHALETSPLIKKDKERCKNFFALGLMYWLYQRPFEPTLEWIDKQFSKKVDVANANKMALKAGYYFGETTEAFKKSFRVAKAQLNPGTYRNITGNEATAIGFITAAQLASKNLTYATYPITPASDILHELSKHKNFGIKTIQAEDEIAAIGVAIGASFAGDIGLTGTSGPGVALKSEALSLALMMELPLVLIDVQRGGPSTGLPTKTEQADLLQALYGRHGEAPVAVVAPATAGDCFHMAIEAVRIATEFMTPVIYLSDGYLANSAEPWVIPDYDKIPKIKIEHPSNPEGFKAYQRNEKLARPWAIPGVKGLEHRLGGLEKQDVTGNISYDPKNHEHMSHVRANKIKGIAKYLPPLEVFGKNEGDVLVIGWGGTHGSITSAVDELQKEGMSISSVHLRYLNPIQNDLYGLIENFETIIVPEINLGQLVKVLRAETLRDIKAINKIQGKPFKVEELKEAIKKFAAENAAKNKKLA encoded by the coding sequence ATGTCGGATGTATCCCCTTTACCTATAAGCAAAGAAATAGAAGAGAAAGATGTTGTCGTCATCCGCTTTTGCGGCGATTCGGGCGATGGGATGCAAATTACCGGCAGCCGTTTTACTCAGGCAACAGCCTCTGTAGGTAACGATTTGGCAACTCTTCCCGACTTTCCCGCCGAAATTCGTGCCCCTGCCGGAAGCTTAGCGGGTGTTTCCGGTTATCAAATACAATTTTCCTCGCGCGAAATTCGTACTCCTGGCGATGCCCCCGATGTTTTGGTTGCCATGAACCCGGCTGCTTTTAAAACCAATTTGGCCGATTTAAAAAAGGGCGGCATACTTATTGTTAATTCGGATGCTTTTAATGAAGAAAACTTAAAATTAGCCGGTTACGCTCAAAATCCTCTCGATACCGAAATTGTAAAAGATTACGATCTGTACAAATTCCCTATTACTACGTTTACCACGCACGCACTAGAAACTTCTCCGCTCATTAAAAAAGATAAAGAACGTTGCAAAAACTTTTTTGCCTTGGGCCTTATGTACTGGCTTTATCAACGTCCATTTGAACCAACACTGGAATGGATTGATAAACAATTTTCTAAAAAAGTGGACGTTGCCAATGCCAACAAAATGGCCTTAAAAGCCGGCTACTATTTTGGAGAAACCACCGAAGCTTTTAAAAAGAGTTTTCGTGTAGCCAAAGCACAACTTAATCCCGGCACCTATCGTAACATTACGGGGAATGAAGCAACCGCCATCGGCTTTATAACAGCAGCCCAGTTAGCGAGCAAAAATTTAACCTATGCCACCTATCCCATCACACCGGCATCGGATATTTTGCACGAACTTTCCAAACACAAAAATTTTGGAATTAAAACCATCCAGGCCGAAGACGAAATTGCCGCCATTGGCGTGGCCATCGGCGCTTCGTTTGCAGGCGACATCGGACTCACCGGCACCAGCGGCCCTGGTGTAGCGCTCAAGAGTGAAGCCTTAAGTTTGGCGCTGATGATGGAATTACCTTTAGTATTAATTGACGTACAACGCGGCGGTCCTTCCACAGGTTTACCCACAAAAACCGAACAGGCCGATTTGTTGCAAGCCCTCTACGGCCGTCACGGCGAAGCTCCTGTAGCCGTTGTGGCTCCTGCTACCGCCGGTGATTGTTTTCATATGGCCATCGAAGCTGTTCGTATTGCCACCGAATTTATGACCCCCGTTATTTATTTATCGGATGGTTATTTGGCTAACTCAGCCGAACCCTGGGTAATTCCCGATTACGATAAAATCCCCAAAATTAAAATTGAGCACCCCAGCAACCCCGAAGGGTTTAAAGCCTATCAACGTAACGAAAAGCTGGCACGCCCCTGGGCAATCCCTGGCGTAAAAGGCTTAGAACACCGTTTGGGCGGCTTGGAAAAACAGGATGTTACCGGCAACATCAGCTACGACCCTAAAAACCACGAGCACATGTCGCATGTGCGTGCCAACAAAATTAAAGGGATTGCCAAGTATTTGCCCCCCTTAGAAGTGTTTGGCAAAAATGAAGGCGATGTGTTGGTGATTGGCTGGGGCGGCACACACGGTTCTATCACAAGTGCCGTGGACGAGTTGCAAAAAGAAGGCATGAGTATTTCCAGCGTGCACTTGCGCTACTTAAATCCCATTCAAAACGATTTGTACGGACTGATTGAAAATTTTGAAACCATCATTGTTCCCGAAATTAATTTGGGTCAATTGGTAAAAGTACTGCGTGCCGAAACCCTGCGCGATATTAAAGCCATTAATAAAATTCAGGGAAAACCGTTTAAAGTGGAAGAATTAAAAGAAGCCATTAAAAAATTTGCCGCTGAAAATGCAGCAAAAAATAAAAAATTGGCTTAA